The window CGAACATGGGCCTCGTGCCCCTGGTCGAGCTGGGCTTCGTCATCGCCGCCGGCGTGCTGCTCGACACCTTCCTCGTCCGCACCTACCTGGTGACCAGCGCGAGCGTGGCACTCGGACGCCGGGTGTGGTGGCCGGGGCGGCTGTCCAGGGCGCCGTCCACCGCCCCCGGGCGCGTCCCGGAACCCGTGGCCTGACCCCGGGCACCCCTGCCCTCGGCGGGGGTGCCCGCCTACCGGAGGATGAACCCCGTGCAGGCAACCATCACCACCCTCCGGCCCCGACGGGCCTTCGCGTCTCTGGACCCCCTGCGGCAGGACGCGTGCCTCGCCGCCGGACTCGCCGCGCTCGCCTCCCTCGTCGCCGTCACCCTCGGCACCGGCCGGCACCCGGACGCCCTCGGCTGGGTCCTGCTGCTCGCCCTCCACGTGCCGCTGGCCTGGCGCCGGTGGGCGCCCCTGACCGCGCTGACGGTGATGATCGCGCTGATCGCCGGCTACCACCAGCTCGACTACAACCACTCCGCGCCGACCGCCGCCTCCATGGTCATCCTCTACACCGTCGCGGCCGGCGGCAGCCCGCGGCGCACGGCCGCCGTCGGCGTCGCCGTCGTCGCCCTCATGGTCGTCCTGAAGATCGACCACGGTGTGGCCGGGCTGGCGGTGACCTTCCAGATCACCGGCTGGATCGTCTCCATGCTCGTCCTCGGCGGCTACCTCCGCGTCCACCGGGAGAACACCGCCGCCGCGCTGGAACGGGCCGAGCGCGCCGAACGCACCCACGAGGAGGAGGCCCGCCGCCGCGTCGCCGAGGAGCGCCTGCGCATCGCCCGCGACCTGCACGACCTCCTCGCCCACAGCATCACCCTCATCGGCGTGCAGACCTCGGTCGCCGCGCACGTCCTGGCCGCCGACCCCGACCGCCTCGACCGGACGGCCGTCGCCCGCTCCCTGGACGACATCGCCGAGACCTGCCGCACGGCCCGCGGCGAACTCCGCACCACCCTGGAGGTGCTGCGCGACCCCGGCACCCCGGACGCCCGCGGGCCGCTGCCCGGCCTGCACGGCCTCACCGACCTGGCGAAGGCGGCGGGCGTGACCGCCGAGCTCACGGTCCGGGCCGGCGAGGTGCCGCCCGCCGTGGGTGCTGCTGCCTACCGGATCGTCCAGGAGGCCCTCACCAACGCGGTGCGCCACGGCGGCCGGGAGGACCTGACCGTGCGGGTGCGGGTGCACGAAGAGGAGGAGGCCGAGGGCTCGGTGCGCGTCCTGCGCGTCCGGGTCACCGACGACGGCACCGGCGGTGCCGTCGGCGAAGGGCGCCTGCCCGGTTTCGGACTCGTCGGCATGCGGGAACGCGCCCGCAGCGTCGGCGGCACCGTCGAGGCCGGACCGCGCGCCGACGGACCGGGCTTCGAGGTGAGCGCCGTACTGCCCCTGGGGGAGATCCGATGATCCGAGTCCTGCTCGCCGACGACCAGACCCTCGTGCGGGCCGCGTTCGCGATGCTCGTCGAGTCCGCGCCGGACATGCTGGTGGTGGGCCAGGCGGCCACGGGCGCGGAGGCCGTCGCACTCGCCCGCACCGAACGCGCCGACCTGGTGCTGATGGACATCCGCATGCCCGGACTCGACGGCATCGAGGCCACCCGGCGCATCGCCGCCGACGAGGACCTGGCCGGGGTGCGGGTGCTGGTCCTCACCACCTACGACACCGACGAGAACATCGTCGACGCCCTGCGGGCCGGCGCCTCCGGCTTCCTGGTGAAGGACACCCGTCCGGCCGACCTGCTCGACGCGATCCGCACGGTCGCCGCCGGCGAGGCGCTGCTCTCGCCCGGGCCCACGGCACGGCTGATCGAGCGGTTCCTGCGCAGCCCCACGACCCCGCACACGGGCGGCCCGGAGTGCCTGTCGGACCGGGAGCGTCAGGTGCTGACCCTGGTCGCCCGGGGCCTCAACAACACTGAGATCGCGGAGGCGTTGGGGCTGAGCCCGCTCACCGCCAAGACCCATGTCAGTCGGATCATGGGCAAACTCGGCGCCCGCGACCGGGCCCAGCTCGTCATCGTGGGCTACGAGTCGGGGCTGGTGATTCCGGGGAGCATGGGTGCGTGACACCGCTGAGCCGCACCCTCCTCACCACCCTCGCGCTCCTCACCTCGCTCACCGTCCACCCGCCCGCGCACGCCGCGGCCGGCTGCGTCTCCTCCGCGCCGTACGTGTCCGGACAGGGCGGTTACGCCACCTACCGCATCCCCGCCGCGGTCCGGACCCGGCACGGCACCGTCCTCGCCTTCGCCGAGGGCCGGCACGACGGAGCGGGCGACACCGGTGACATCGACGTCGTGCTGCGCCGCTCCACCGACGGTGGCTGCACCTGGGGCCGGCTGCGGGTGGTGGCTGCGGGCGCCGGCGACACCCGGGGCAACCCCGCACCGGTGGTGGACCCGCGCACCGGGGCCGTCGTCCTCGTGACCTGCGCCAACAGCGGGGCGGTGACCGAGGCGCAGATCATGCGCGGCGAGGCCGCGCCTGCACAGGGCCGCCGGGTGTTCGTGCAGCGCAGCCGGGACGACGGCCGCCACTTCACACCCCCGCGCGACATCACGGCCGAGGCCGGGCGGCCGGACTGGCGCTGGTACGCCACCGGACCCGGCCACGCCGTCGCCCTCACCCGGGGCCCGCACGCCGGGCGTCTGGTCGTCCCCGCGAACCACTCCACCGCCCCGCCCGCCGGCTCCGGCGACACCGGCCGGGAACCCCGCTACTACGGCGGCCACGCGCTCTACAGCGACGAC of the Streptomyces sp. 1222.5 genome contains:
- a CDS encoding sensor histidine kinase, translating into MNPVQATITTLRPRRAFASLDPLRQDACLAAGLAALASLVAVTLGTGRHPDALGWVLLLALHVPLAWRRWAPLTALTVMIALIAGYHQLDYNHSAPTAASMVILYTVAAGGSPRRTAAVGVAVVALMVVLKIDHGVAGLAVTFQITGWIVSMLVLGGYLRVHRENTAAALERAERAERTHEEEARRRVAEERLRIARDLHDLLAHSITLIGVQTSVAAHVLAADPDRLDRTAVARSLDDIAETCRTARGELRTTLEVLRDPGTPDARGPLPGLHGLTDLAKAAGVTAELTVRAGEVPPAVGAAAYRIVQEALTNAVRHGGREDLTVRVRVHEEEEAEGSVRVLRVRVTDDGTGGAVGEGRLPGFGLVGMRERARSVGGTVEAGPRADGPGFEVSAVLPLGEIR
- a CDS encoding response regulator transcription factor produces the protein MIRVLLADDQTLVRAAFAMLVESAPDMLVVGQAATGAEAVALARTERADLVLMDIRMPGLDGIEATRRIAADEDLAGVRVLVLTTYDTDENIVDALRAGASGFLVKDTRPADLLDAIRTVAAGEALLSPGPTARLIERFLRSPTTPHTGGPECLSDRERQVLTLVARGLNNTEIAEALGLSPLTAKTHVSRIMGKLGARDRAQLVIVGYESGLVIPGSMGA
- a CDS encoding exo-alpha-sialidase; this translates as MTPLSRTLLTTLALLTSLTVHPPAHAAAGCVSSAPYVSGQGGYATYRIPAAVRTRHGTVLAFAEGRHDGAGDTGDIDVVLRRSTDGGCTWGRLRVVAAGAGDTRGNPAPVVDPRTGAVVLVTCANSGAVTEAQIMRGEAAPAQGRRVFVQRSRDDGRHFTPPRDITAEAGRPDWRWYATGPGHAVALTRGPHAGRLVVPANHSTAPPAGSGDTGREPRYYGGHALYSDDGGRTWRLGFTTGGHDGVTNANETTATQLTDGRLYFSSRDQNGSAPGNRLDTYSGDGGATLDRPYAAQPTLDDVPMVEGSVLQLDGPDRRLLFSAPSVPTARRAMALWSSADAGRTFTRLLTVSDRPAAYSDLVPLGDGTLGILYETGTTGPYDGIEFRRLRLA